aatgctatctgggtgaacATGGATAGGTTgtcaaaatctgctcactttgtacctatgaaggttggctatcctttgaggaGGCTAGCAGACCTATACatataggagatagttagactgcacgGAGTGCCTGCTTCCATTGTTTCAAAtcaggatccgaggtttacttctcaattttggaagagcttatagggagcattggggacgaagcttactttcagtatagcgttccacccccaaattgatggatagtcggagatgacgatacagatcttggaggatatgttatgggattgtgtattggacttcagtggtagttggattcagtttctgccattagtggagtttgcctataacaatagcttccaggctagtattgggatgcaccgttcgaggctctgtatggtcggaggtgtcgatctcctttgtattgagatgaggtcggtgaacattaggttttaggacctgaactcatgtAGTAGGCGTCTGAGAaagtaggtttgatccgggagaggattagatcggctcagagtcggcaaaataattacgcggatgttcgccgttgtgagttggagttcgaggtgggggtaaagtattccttagaatcgctccgatgaagggagtgatgagaattggaaggaagggcaagttaagcccgaggtatattggaccattcgagattatTGAGCcagtgggttcggtagcctacagagttgcactacccccagcactctcgagggtccacgatgtgtttcacgtatccatgctgagaaagtacgtgttggatccatctcatgttatcagttatgatgagttggaaatcaaggatactttagcgtatgaggaaatacctgttcaggttctggaccgtaaagttcagaagcttcataccaaagatataccgttggtgaaggtattgtgacgaaaccacgaggttaaggaagcttcttgggaactggaaacgaaaatacatcggaagtatccgcagttgttctaagtagtaattggatagcagggtggtatgagtatgtatgtatgtatgtaatcctctgttatcgtattgtatttggtggttagtctctaggagagtcatgttgtattgtaaactcccgaggccacgtatgtatgtaaccacggtattcctccaccataagtgagggagagtatgtatgtatgtatcatgatggggctgcgtataaatggtcgtcgtattctctagagtatgtatatatgtatcataaaggggctgcgtataaatggtcaccGGTTCaccttagagtgtgtatgtatgtagtagtatgaatgtgtttgtaaggagagattgcaaatttcgaggacgaaatttttgtaaggaggggaggttgtaaaacccgaatcgtgatatatggattaattatgtaaaagaaggatAAATGGTGAATTgagcagagttcgtcgacaaggtcagggttcatcgatgaagtttgttttgttctcgtcgacgaaattcagaggctcgtcaacgagggaatgccgagaggcttagaaaaattggaaatatccagctcgtcgacaaggccacgaggacgccaattcgtcgacgaatccacccgggTCAAAGGCCCTTTAAATATCTAATTTGAGTTGCTTAagagctaagtttctcccaaaagctctctctctctctctctctctctctctctctctctctctctctctctctctctctctctaacctgcgaatctctctctctctctctctagttttcttcacCATTagtcgcctgattcgtaaattgGACGTTAccgcgaggatcagggaaggattctctacatttctagcggatcggaatctcgttttgagtgttttcgggtttcggactaaaatcgaggtaaggctcggttttcatttctaattcagtatatgtatagtagtacgaattgtaagcatgtattgtactgtggtttgtaggttttagagtctcggttcgtagtattggggatcgtagagttcgtagttggaatttaggttaaggtaaggggattctgtttatatcagtttattttcgaaattgggatcggtaagcttgtaggctacgatcatgtgtatgttttggtaacttatttggggaaatctatggggtaaaatacgagatttctgggttacagttttcaggaaaaattggggatttcgggtatcatctctactttgtttggaaaactattgGTTATGTTGAAattatattattgaggtgaccgtaatccatatttgcatgaactatatacttgaatttgaaaatgagataattttctgtaaaccaaataagtgtggtatgtatggttgtatgtatttgttccaggaatttgtaaaacagttaggggcgACTAACtatcgtacgctgaaatgtattgGAATGTTAGTTccaaaatgatttgaggttttgtgaaatcggctaagggcagctaattaccgtataccgaaacagctatgtggcggctaattaccgtacgctgcgccatgtaccagttaactaccgtgggcgagagtgactggctctatatccggggtgtgaaatatcgccagtatgttccggctggtcaccgatgggtgtgttctacatcgtatggagcaatgtaatcactattgggcctcggtcgtcgcagcgtagttgcgtgtgtagcaatgtaatctcTATGAGACTTAGGTTACCTtgcgtagttgcgtatggagtAATGTAATCAGTGTTGGGCTTTGGTcgtcatagcgtagttgcgtgtgtagcaatgtaatcgttatGAGACTTAGgttaccttgtgtagttgcgtactagtgtgacgacactaaccgtatatTTTTGgatatcgtatgtactagaatggttttgtgaaaatactggaactgtatgaaactgtatggaaatgtttcgaactgtatcgtattttatagtgttacgaagtatgtaaaataacactggtatgtcacacactgatataacctgctttcttccttactgagaggtgtctcaccccgaatatacaaatgtttttcaggtccttcgggtagccaaaactagcatcctagcgtccaaaagcaaggggtgtcgtttagctactactagtgcctgataggtacgagtttttttgtaaccgggttgttgtgatggattttgtagtcgcccgtagtatgtatggtattcatagggacgtatatccttgtatggtatagactctggtatggtaccgttTATGAATAGAAAGaccatttttcgctgcgtattttgatgagtatggatgtttatgtgtatgtatttagggcatccgttcaccccacggggtcggaccctctttgtgtgttgtatcatatatgttttaattgatacagagacaggttaggttactaaattcatacctgggacccatctgcgggttcggggcgtgacacgaTCAAACCTCTAGGTTCAAAATGACTTGGTTGACTGAAGTGTatgaagtttggtcaaccaaactatatctggtcgaccaaacctcggagttCAAGAATCACCTCACATATGGTCAACCATCTCCTCAGTTCAAATATATATCCTGATCGGCTGAACTGAGcaccccggtcgatcgaaccttaaaaatggtctaCCGATCTTCTCGGTTGTCAAAATTTTATTGAGTTTAAaatgggttatttttaattaactcacttaatcttttttcaaaatacccagcgtgtccccaatggctataattttTTCCAATTCTATATGTAGGCCCTCGTTTGTAAAATTAACatatgattagggttttgagattagccaaaattctctgaaaatatttttggccaaaatcattcatacttTCATATCTCTTTAAATCCATTGCCAAAatctacctcctatactcatctagCTACTTATTGTGAGAAAGGGTAGTGTTTTATATTCTTCTCATAAGGTTAAACTCTCCTTTGTTCATATTTGATTGTGTATCgatttttggagagttgcttaaggtttttcctataatatttcattcataaatatttgattgggaaaaacccttaTATGGCTTAAGATCTTGAATCCTCATTACCAtattcataagcttgctttgtgctttgacaaaaatatttttagtaagcttaaaaccctattatttactatgctttatatttgagaaatatttttgtgatatttatttagggttgtaGAGGTTGTTTGATTATTCAtacaagaagcatattagcttaagatcaaaagtctcactctcacatacacacattgatataccttgtgttgagagttaacatattggttaacaaaatctcacttgagcttaaggtgttgtattaggtgccgctccacccattaagtgagcccttagtggaatcatcttacttgtgagcttgaggcgaagacgtaagcagtattggccgaacccctataacatttcttgtgcctacttttaattttcgcatttaaatttcaacacttgaatatttatgttttattattgagATTGATTAGGTTTATGAATCTATAGAAAGAcctaagcttgtgtaatactggttgtgaaTTTTGGACTAAACCTaggaggaatttttaaatacccaattcaccccccccccttctcttggaAATATACCAATTCCTTATCCACTGGTTTGACCTCGCCACCctcagtattggccaaaccccgataatatttcttgtgtctgcttttaattttcgcatttaaatttcaacacttaaatgtttatgttttattattgagATTGATTGGGTATATGAATTTATAGAAAGACCCTCGGCTTGTGCAATATTGGTTGTGAATTTTGGACTAAACTTaggaggaatttttaaatacccaattcatccccctcttggaaatacaccaattccaacaatttttttatcaacaatttttaatttttttatcaacaattttaaatacccaatttttTTATCAACAATTTTTATCCTCTTGTttcctttatatatattttctatttacaAAAGTCCCTGCTCTTAATGCCATGAGGAGGAGGGACGCTCAACATGGAATTGACCTTTGGGCTATCTTATAACATGCACACACAGGTTTTGACTTCTATTTTTATATCAAACCTatgttttcttaaatttttttattttttacagcAAATTCTGAAGGGTTTTATGCCACACCATTGTTCACCTTCATCACCTTTTCCAATTCAAACTCATGTTTAATTTCTGGATTAAAGTTGTCAGTTTTTTCAgcatttttattaaattttgcaAATATTAAAAGCATAGCCAAAACTTTtcaaattttgagattaaattaACAATTTTCAAGCTTTATGAAATCAGTTTTTGACCATTTATAATCCAGTGTTATTTGCAGCAGTTGAGCATACTTAATTTTCAGTTTTTCTGTATTTAATCTGAGTTAAGGTGCCCTCCCCCAAAAGCACATATAAACAAGATCCTTTGCAGCACTTTGGCACACACCTCTCTTCCTGCAACAAGTTCTTCATGTTCTCCTTTGCATTTTGAGATTGCGCCCTCTTTAGCCTACATTGATTTAGTGTGCAGCTTACCAGTAATGTAGGCCGTTGAATTTTAGAGACAGATATTAGACGCCTGCTACGCCGTGGAGACGGCGAATTCAGTTTTAAgagaatgctttttttttttttgagagaaTGCATTCCtttataatttcaatttattATAGCTCTTGTAAAAGTTCCTAATGCGCCACCATGCTTAAGTCTAAtaaaaacaaattattttttcaacAAAATTTGAATGTTTTGACCGATCTCCACGCATAATATAAAGACGCAATCCAAATTTAATCATGATTAAGCTTCAAATCCCAACTGCATTCGCCAAATATGCCAATTGCCAAGATAGATAGCATTGCTGGCTTTGGATTAATTGAGCAAATCTAATCCATTGTTCTATATATATTTAGCAGTAGAATGCCAATTGCCAGCATGTTTGTTGCTAACATGTGGGCTGTACATTGCCTAAATATACCCTCCTCTACCCTTATTTTGTGCTGCGGCCAACACACAAGACACCAATAATTTAATATTGGCACATCCCATGCCATCCCCCTACGTTCATTCTCTTCAACAATATTAACAAAACATCAAGAAACTCAGGCAATTCCACCTCACCATTGCCATTTCCAGAAGCAAATTAAATCCCCATTAACAATAAGGACAAGGCCCATTCACATTTCAGACCCCCTCCAAACTAGGTCTCTCTCCCTTGATCCACCTCTTTCTCCACACAAATGGGTTGTGGGGAATCAAAACACAATGTCGCCACCGGGAACGCCATTACCCTCAAGAAATCAAATGATGCTGATCCCACCAAGAAGGCTGGAAAAGATGTAGAAGCCATCAGCGAAACCGGTTCGGCCGATAAGGCCGGTGCTGCTGATCATTTGGTGCAGGCAGAGGAAAGAGAAAAGGCAAAAGAGGATTCATCTGAGGAGACTAATAAGGCTGAAGAGGCTGATGTTGATGTGAAGGACATAATTAGTACAACAGCAGATGCTGGATTGAAGGAAAAGGATGCTGTTGAAGAAtcaaatgagcaaaagaaagaagatgTCCATGCTGATCAGATTGGTGATGAACCCGATCGATTCATTACTAGCGAATCCCCGAATTGCTTTTTCTCATCTAGGAGAGATGAGGAATCGATCCAAAGGATTGTTTCTGATCAGGAGCAGTCCGAGAGGTCAGAGTATTTTTCTCCACGCCATCTCTCGGAAGAGATCAATGTTGCTGTTGGGGAGAAAGAATTGATTGAAGAAACAAAACCAGATACGGGAAATGGTATGTAAATTGAACTATCatctatatgaatctttttttttttctttttgccaTATTGAGTATTAGTTCTAACAAGACATGGGTCATGAGTCATAATGTGTTTGGTCAACTTGGTTGAATATATGTGCAGGAGAGGCTGAGAAGGAGAATGAAGAGAAAGTTGTCAAGGAGGAGGCAGGAGAGGGAAAACCCAATGAAGCAAAGGAGCCTATCAATGCTGATAAAGATCAGGTACACTTAAGTTCTGCTCATATgaaccttcaaattcaaattatcaCATGAACTGCATCCTTAGAAGATTTATCATGCAGTacgtaaaagaaataaaagagatcGTTCAGAGAAACCTAAATTACCTTAAACAAGGATTGAGGTTAAGAAATATTTCTGTAATTAATTGATAGGATAAGAGAAACGGAGAAACTTACCTCAAACATTGctcttatatatatgtatataatatgcAGTAGAAACTCGTGTTTTTGCAGGAACAAGGGAGTGATTCGCCAACACAAGATCAGAAGACAAATTGAAGGGGGAATTTAATTTGAGATAATGTAACAATATAAAAAATGAAACTTTGTGGCATGTAA
This genomic stretch from Malania oleifera isolate guangnan ecotype guangnan chromosome 3, ASM2987363v1, whole genome shotgun sequence harbors:
- the LOC131152327 gene encoding uncharacterized protein LOC131152327, with amino-acid sequence MGCGESKHNVATGNAITLKKSNDADPTKKAGKDVEAISETGSADKAGAADHLVQAEEREKAKEDSSEETNKAEEADVDVKDIISTTADAGLKEKDAVEESNEQKKEDVHADQIGDEPDRFITSESPNCFFSSRRDEESIQRIVSDQEQSERSEYFSPRHLSEEINVAVGEKELIEETKPDTGNGEAEKENEEKVVKEEAGEGKPNEAKEPINADKDQEQGSDSPTQDQKTN